The following are encoded in a window of Paenibacillaceae bacterium GAS479 genomic DNA:
- a CDS encoding Copper amine oxidase N-terminal domain-containing protein, translated as MVGSALLSSSFIFTSTFAHAAAPSVFVNGKQQGNAITVNERTLVKLRALTDPEWIVFAYDPKTRIVMFHTKDNRIKVELREGEKTATVNGKKVPIDAAVVNKGGLTYIPIRFISETLGAYVKYFAEDNRVIVRTPRYETLMQGDLTKARLVAMGLPKIQGDAPAPESGEGYHSRGYIFPEGEALRFIFNDAGYSYGYYEVNEQGMAILKWQYDDVAEREWGTKPAFKRSVYFDDFFMSGLFNYGTMDAEGKRKELGSFKPEQSYSNIAMPIEGEERTDARPEPEAPQGKIKK; from the coding sequence TTGGTTGGCTCCGCTCTGCTTAGTAGTAGTTTTATTTTCACAAGTACTTTTGCACATGCAGCAGCCCCTTCTGTCTTCGTAAACGGGAAGCAACAGGGTAACGCGATTACAGTAAATGAAAGAACCTTGGTCAAGTTACGGGCGCTGACTGATCCGGAATGGATCGTTTTTGCCTATGATCCGAAGACGAGAATCGTCATGTTTCACACGAAAGATAATCGTATTAAGGTAGAATTACGCGAGGGAGAAAAAACAGCTACCGTCAACGGCAAAAAAGTTCCCATTGATGCAGCAGTTGTAAACAAAGGTGGCTTGACCTATATCCCGATTCGTTTTATAAGCGAGACGCTTGGCGCATATGTGAAGTATTTTGCGGAAGACAATCGTGTCATCGTCCGTACACCTAGATATGAGACGCTTATGCAAGGAGACCTTACGAAGGCGCGGCTAGTTGCGATGGGACTGCCCAAAATTCAAGGTGATGCCCCAGCGCCTGAATCCGGTGAAGGCTACCATTCCAGAGGTTATATTTTTCCGGAAGGCGAGGCTCTCCGTTTTATTTTTAACGATGCGGGATACAGTTACGGATATTATGAAGTGAATGAACAAGGCATGGCGATCCTTAAATGGCAGTATGATGATGTGGCGGAGCGGGAATGGGGGACAAAGCCGGCCTTTAAACGATCTGTTTATTTCGATGATTTTTTTATGAGCGGATTGTTTAATTACGGCACAATGGACGCTGAAGGCAAGCGTAAGGAGCTAGGGAGCTTTAAACCTGAGCAAAGTTATAGCAATATTGCGATGCCGATTGAAGGGGAGGAACGAACGGATGCGAGACCCGAACCGGAAGCTCCTCAAGGGAAAATAAAGAAGTAA
- a CDS encoding Dynamin family protein — protein MVDGRREKEVFQLKQATMQKESFLGLQGAARGLAGLLVEEKAEELAGRSQQLEEKLEAGLLTVAFCGHFSAGKSTLVNALCGATLLPSSPIPTSANVVSIRSGEPAKAVIQAIVDGKETTLEADPLRLEDYCKNGEVFRSVDITYPAAGLGGHTLLLDTPGIDSTDDAHRMATESALHLADVVFYVMDYNHVQSEINFEFAKGLKDWGKPLYLIVNQIDKHREEELPFAEYRQSVEEAFRSWHLEPAGILYLSLREPNHPYSEFEELKRLLAELEGQRLELAQWSVDASLRHLTRSFLRLKLEEEEMEREQLQEQAGPQEQRAELQQSMAELQATVAGAESGPRQLEDALKADISKTLDNANLMPAAIRDIAAAFLESRKPGFKAGLLFAAAKTAAEQERRAAAIVEALGRQVQAEAAWHLTELLRKAADREGLQGEQRQQWERQLEDGLAWLPDAAWLAARVSSGAVFGGEYTLVYCREAAAEIKAQLRRGAFQAAALLAAAAAPRYAAAAEAARGELAALGGQAAALARLGALEAAAAEREARAGALLPAAAQRPALPAPQRAARAGAAAQAQASAAAAPAAGVAAARGGAAPAAAHGASGARAGAASAGALAPQRAAAARLRAAAELLAPQPALAAAASAMLARAERLGASNFTIALFGAFSAGKSSFANALIGERALPVSPNPTTAAINRILAPTAEQPHGTARVSMKSREALLDDLRYSLSLLGEDASTVEEAVLLRRIAALRPEGIHAAGRPHYSFLKAAESGWTELAPLLGQELSVGEEEYRRFVAEESRSCFVREIELYYSSPLTDQGIVLVDTPGADSVNARHTGVAFNYIKNADAILFVTYYNHAFSQADRQFLMQLGRVKDQFELDKMFFLVNAADLAASDDELNDVLKHVGSNLLQHGIRFPRLFPVSSLLGLKGKQTGDEEVLSQSGIPAFEDSFLSFTRNELGRLAVQAADGELDRAARTIGGWIEATEGDADTRERQRAKLEEMREQGLRIRAEIVDAPPNTELEKEMRELFHYIQQRIWFGFGDFYNFAFNPSSLQDDGRDLRHSVWTSWLELQRMLQMELSQELLATTLRLETASGNLIRTRSEAAAERLSSMLPGFQHAPWEASAFGAPPELTAWQTSSVDGKRLYSLFRNPRSFFEGDGKKKLREELEQLLAPDIRRWMEEASAAWLAHYTTCLNSGLKDAADTLLGAFARDLDGRIASMQEGGNLVALRELSFRLAELQQEAG, from the coding sequence ATGGTGGACGGGAGAAGAGAAAAAGAGGTGTTTCAGTTGAAACAGGCAACTATGCAAAAAGAATCATTTCTTGGTCTTCAGGGGGCGGCTCGCGGCCTCGCTGGTTTGCTAGTAGAGGAAAAAGCGGAGGAGCTCGCCGGGCGCTCGCAGCAGCTGGAGGAAAAGCTTGAAGCGGGGCTGCTGACGGTTGCTTTCTGTGGGCATTTCTCGGCAGGAAAGTCAACGCTGGTCAATGCGCTATGCGGTGCCACATTGCTGCCCTCCAGTCCGATTCCGACTAGCGCTAATGTGGTATCGATCCGCAGCGGAGAACCGGCAAAAGCAGTCATTCAAGCGATCGTGGACGGTAAGGAGACGACACTTGAAGCAGATCCGCTGCGGCTGGAGGACTATTGCAAAAACGGCGAAGTGTTCCGTAGCGTCGATATTACCTATCCGGCTGCCGGACTAGGGGGGCATACGCTGCTGCTGGATACGCCGGGCATCGATTCAACAGATGACGCTCATCGCATGGCAACGGAATCGGCCTTGCATTTGGCCGACGTCGTGTTTTATGTGATGGATTACAACCATGTGCAATCGGAGATTAACTTCGAGTTCGCCAAAGGGCTGAAGGATTGGGGAAAACCGCTGTACCTGATCGTTAATCAAATCGATAAACACCGTGAGGAAGAGCTTCCCTTTGCCGAGTATAGACAAAGCGTGGAAGAAGCTTTCCGCAGCTGGCATTTGGAGCCTGCTGGTATTCTGTATTTGTCGCTGCGGGAGCCGAATCATCCCTATAGCGAATTCGAGGAGCTGAAGCGGCTGCTCGCCGAGCTGGAAGGGCAGCGACTGGAGCTGGCGCAATGGAGCGTTGACGCCTCACTGCGGCATCTGACGCGCAGCTTCCTGCGTCTTAAGCTTGAGGAAGAGGAAATGGAGCGGGAGCAACTGCAGGAGCAGGCTGGTCCGCAGGAACAGCGAGCGGAGCTCCAGCAGTCGATGGCTGAGCTGCAAGCGACGGTTGCTGGTGCAGAGTCGGGACCGAGACAGCTTGAAGATGCGTTGAAGGCGGATATATCCAAAACGCTCGACAACGCCAACCTTATGCCGGCGGCGATTCGCGATATAGCGGCGGCGTTTTTGGAAAGCCGCAAGCCTGGTTTTAAGGCGGGGCTGTTGTTCGCCGCCGCGAAAACGGCTGCGGAGCAGGAACGTCGCGCCGCAGCTATAGTGGAGGCGCTGGGAAGGCAGGTGCAGGCCGAGGCAGCCTGGCATCTGACCGAATTGCTGCGCAAAGCGGCAGATCGCGAAGGTTTGCAGGGCGAGCAGCGCCAGCAGTGGGAGCGGCAGCTTGAAGATGGGCTCGCCTGGCTGCCGGATGCGGCCTGGCTGGCGGCCCGCGTGAGCAGCGGAGCGGTATTCGGCGGCGAGTACACGCTTGTGTATTGCCGCGAGGCTGCCGCGGAGATTAAGGCGCAGCTGAGGCGCGGCGCGTTCCAGGCCGCAGCTTTGCTCGCGGCTGCGGCGGCGCCGCGCTATGCGGCCGCGGCGGAAGCGGCGCGCGGCGAGCTGGCCGCGCTCGGCGGCCAAGCCGCAGCGCTGGCGCGGCTTGGCGCGCTGGAGGCGGCCGCCGCCGAGCGCGAAGCGCGCGCGGGCGCGCTGCTGCCGGCAGCGGCGCAGCGGCCGGCACTGCCGGCGCCGCAGCGCGCAGCGCGAGCCGGCGCAGCCGCGCAGGCGCAGGCGAGCGCAGCCGCAGCGCCAGCCGCAGGCGTGGCCGCGGCACGCGGCGGCGCTGCGCCTGCGGCGGCGCATGGCGCCAGCGGCGCGCGCGCAGGCGCCGCTAGCGCAGGCGCGCTTGCGCCGCAGCGCGCGGCTGCCGCGCGGCTGCGCGCCGCGGCGGAGCTGCTCGCGCCGCAGCCGGCGCTAGCCGCGGCCGCGAGCGCGATGCTCGCCCGCGCCGAGCGCCTTGGCGCGAGCAACTTCACGATCGCGCTGTTCGGAGCATTCAGCGCGGGCAAATCCTCGTTCGCCAATGCTCTCATCGGCGAGCGGGCACTGCCCGTATCGCCGAATCCGACAACGGCGGCGATCAACCGCATACTTGCGCCGACGGCGGAACAACCGCATGGCACGGCGCGCGTCAGCATGAAAAGCCGAGAAGCGCTGCTGGACGATTTGCGCTACTCACTTTCTTTGCTTGGCGAGGATGCTTCAACCGTCGAAGAAGCTGTACTTTTGCGTCGCATCGCCGCACTTCGTCCAGAAGGCATCCATGCCGCTGGGAGGCCGCATTACAGTTTCCTCAAAGCAGCTGAATCCGGCTGGACTGAGCTGGCTCCTCTGCTTGGGCAAGAGCTGAGTGTGGGAGAAGAGGAGTATCGCCGCTTTGTGGCTGAGGAAAGCCGTTCCTGCTTCGTTCGCGAGATCGAACTGTATTACAGCTCGCCGCTAACGGATCAGGGGATCGTACTCGTCGATACGCCGGGGGCGGATTCCGTCAATGCCCGCCATACGGGAGTGGCCTTTAACTACATCAAGAACGCCGATGCGATTCTTTTTGTCACTTATTACAATCATGCTTTCTCCCAGGCGGATCGGCAGTTCCTTATGCAACTGGGCCGGGTGAAGGATCAATTCGAATTGGATAAAATGTTCTTCCTCGTCAACGCGGCCGATTTGGCCGCATCCGATGATGAGCTGAACGATGTTTTGAAGCATGTGGGAAGCAATCTGCTGCAACATGGCATCCGCTTCCCGAGGTTATTCCCGGTCTCCAGCCTGCTCGGCCTGAAGGGCAAGCAGACCGGAGATGAGGAGGTTCTTTCACAATCCGGCATCCCGGCGTTTGAGGACAGCTTCCTAAGCTTCACTCGAAACGAACTCGGCCGATTGGCCGTGCAAGCTGCAGACGGTGAGCTGGATCGCGCCGCAAGGACGATTGGAGGCTGGATCGAGGCCACTGAGGGCGATGCCGATACGCGGGAGCGTCAAAGAGCCAAGCTGGAAGAGATGCGGGAGCAGGGGCTGCGCATCCGAGCCGAAATCGTCGATGCTCCACCGAATACAGAGCTGGAGAAGGAGATGCGGGAGCTGTTCCACTACATCCAGCAGCGTATCTGGTTTGGCTTTGGTGACTTTTACAACTTTGCTTTCAACCCTTCGAGCCTACAGGATGACGGGCGCGATCTGCGTCATTCCGTCTGGACGTCCTGGTTAGAATTGCAACGTATGCTGCAGATGGAGCTTTCGCAGGAATTGCTGGCGACGACGCTGCGTCTAGAAACGGCCTCAGGCAACCTAATTCGTACACGCAGCGAGGCTGCCGCTGAGCGCTTGTCCTCAATGCTGCCTGGTTTCCAGCATGCGCCGTGGGAAGCATCAGCTTTTGGGGCGCCGCCGGAGCTTACTGCGTGGCAAACTTCGTCCGTGGACGGAAAGCGGCTGTACAGCTTGTTCCGCAATCCGCGAAGCTTTTTCGAGGGCGATGGCAAAAAGAAGCTCCGCGAAGAGCTCGAGCAGCTGCTTGCTCCGGACATCCGTCGCTGGATGGAGGAAGCTTCCGCAGCTTGGCTGGCTCATTACACAACTTGCTTGAATAGTGGCTTAAAGGATGCAGCTGATACGCTGCTCGGAGCATTCGCTCGTGATTTAGATGGGCGCATCGCCTCTATGCAGGAGGGCGGTAATCTCGTGGCTCTTCGTGAACTGAGCTTTAGATTGGCTGAGTTGCAGCAAGAGGCGGGCTAA
- a CDS encoding ATP-binding cassette, subfamily B gives MEVFRQLKPFYWVERKFIFASILCLASATALGLVYPNLLRYLIDNVVKPENWGPVPVLSLIVVCVVSLKGFMNFLSGYFGGRLGNRVAYRLRNASYGKLQELSYTYYDTAKTGDLMSRLTADLEAIRQFIGFGFAQILNMFLMVLFGGIMMMSMDWQLTLITLAAMPLLIFTALRFEKNIHPAFREMRQALSHMTTAVQENVSGVRTVKSFAREAHEVEKFSVRSTAYQTNQVGAATIWARYFPVMELLANLSVVILLIAGGFRVIDNALTLGELVAFFSLIWYIIGPMWGIGFHINNYTQFKASGERVLELLNQYVHVKSVPDAVVLDKKYFKGHVRFENVTFNYADKEPALTDISFNAAPGSVIGLLGGTGSGKSTIIQLLMHTYNVKHGKITVDGLDIRNVDVQSLRSQIATVFQETFLFSASIRDNIAYANKDASTEEIERAAKLAKAHDFIMELPLGYETLVGERGMGLSGGQKQRIAIARALIRNPHILILDDATSAVDMETEHEIQAGFKELMKGRTTFIIAHRISSLKNADEILVLDKGKIVQRGKHNQLIRQKGPYQEVYNIQYADRPQHDDGESLTRGGTA, from the coding sequence TTGGAGGTTTTCAGGCAACTTAAGCCATTTTACTGGGTGGAGCGGAAGTTTATCTTCGCGTCTATCCTGTGTCTGGCTAGCGCAACCGCGCTGGGACTGGTCTATCCGAACCTGCTGCGGTATCTTATCGACAATGTTGTTAAACCGGAAAACTGGGGTCCCGTGCCGGTCTTGTCGCTGATCGTCGTTTGTGTCGTTTCGCTCAAAGGCTTCATGAACTTCCTGAGCGGCTATTTTGGCGGCAGGCTTGGCAATCGGGTCGCCTATCGGCTGCGCAATGCCAGTTATGGCAAGCTGCAAGAGCTGAGCTATACTTACTACGACACGGCCAAAACCGGCGACCTCATGAGCCGTCTGACAGCGGATTTGGAGGCAATCCGTCAATTTATCGGTTTCGGCTTTGCACAGATTCTCAACATGTTCCTCATGGTTCTGTTCGGCGGTATCATGATGATGAGCATGGACTGGCAGCTTACACTCATTACGCTGGCGGCAATGCCGCTGCTGATTTTCACCGCCCTCCGTTTCGAAAAGAATATCCACCCTGCATTCCGCGAGATGCGTCAAGCGCTCAGCCATATGACAACAGCGGTGCAGGAAAACGTCAGCGGTGTACGCACCGTAAAATCATTCGCTCGCGAAGCGCATGAAGTGGAGAAATTTTCCGTGCGCAGCACGGCTTACCAGACGAACCAGGTCGGGGCAGCTACAATTTGGGCGCGTTACTTTCCGGTTATGGAGCTGCTTGCCAACCTTAGCGTAGTCATCCTGCTTATTGCCGGAGGTTTCCGAGTTATAGATAATGCGCTCACACTCGGCGAACTGGTCGCATTTTTCAGCTTAATCTGGTACATTATCGGACCGATGTGGGGCATTGGCTTCCATATCAACAACTACACTCAATTCAAAGCATCCGGCGAACGCGTACTGGAGCTGCTCAATCAATACGTGCATGTCAAGAGTGTGCCAGACGCTGTTGTATTGGATAAAAAATATTTCAAAGGCCATGTCCGCTTCGAAAACGTCACGTTTAACTATGCGGACAAGGAACCAGCGCTGACCGATATTAGCTTTAATGCAGCCCCCGGCTCTGTCATCGGCCTGCTTGGCGGCACCGGCTCAGGCAAAAGCACGATCATCCAACTGCTCATGCACACCTACAACGTCAAACACGGCAAAATTACCGTCGATGGCCTGGACATCCGCAACGTGGACGTACAGAGCTTACGCAGCCAGATCGCTACGGTATTCCAGGAAACATTCCTTTTCTCCGCCTCGATTCGCGACAACATCGCTTATGCTAACAAGGACGCATCAACGGAGGAAATAGAACGTGCAGCCAAACTGGCCAAAGCTCATGATTTCATCATGGAGTTGCCGCTTGGGTACGAGACGCTGGTAGGCGAGCGCGGCATGGGCCTCTCCGGAGGTCAGAAGCAGCGGATCGCCATCGCGAGAGCGCTAATTCGCAACCCTCATATCCTCATACTGGACGATGCGACAAGCGCTGTTGATATGGAGACGGAGCATGAGATTCAAGCCGGCTTCAAAGAGCTGATGAAAGGCCGTACAACGTTCATCATCGCTCACCGCATCAGCTCGCTTAAGAACGCTGACGAGATTCTTGTACTCGATAAAGGTAAAATCGTGCAGCGCGGCAAACATAATCAACTTATCCGTCAAAAAGGTCCTTACCAGGAAGTTTATAACATTCAGTATGCCGACCGCCCGCAGCATGATGATGGCGAGTCGCTGACGAGGGGAGGCACGGCCTGA
- a CDS encoding Sporulation and spore germination: MKQPRTKLAALLAAAAVTIALAGCGAKESLDSGSGGASPSPSPTAVASTSPSPSPSPQVGEGAGEGTTVGNGSQTDKTKLEIIIYQTDSELTALKELKTEISFTNEQDKLRAALQALAGGDREGNQSLWQGVTFNSVKVLDGAATVDMTIPDESRLGGPGEELALEAMAKTAFQFKEIQSLDLLVDGKAVDSLMGHVELDHPILRSAYEATK, from the coding sequence ATGAAGCAGCCTAGAACTAAGCTGGCGGCGCTGCTGGCCGCTGCCGCTGTGACAATCGCCCTTGCCGGCTGTGGAGCGAAGGAGTCGCTTGATAGCGGCTCCGGAGGGGCGAGTCCTTCACCTTCACCCACCGCTGTTGCTTCCACCTCTCCTTCGCCTTCACCTTCACCACAGGTAGGGGAGGGGGCTGGAGAAGGGACGACTGTTGGAAACGGATCCCAGACGGACAAGACGAAGCTGGAAATCATCATCTACCAGACGGATTCCGAGCTGACAGCTCTCAAAGAGCTGAAGACGGAGATCAGCTTCACTAACGAGCAGGATAAGCTGCGCGCAGCTCTCCAAGCTCTCGCAGGCGGGGACCGCGAAGGCAACCAGTCCTTATGGCAGGGAGTAACGTTCAACTCGGTCAAGGTGCTAGATGGAGCTGCGACTGTTGATATGACGATTCCGGACGAGTCCCGTCTCGGCGGCCCTGGCGAAGAACTGGCGCTCGAAGCGATGGCAAAAACGGCATTCCAGTTCAAAGAGATTCAATCACTGGATCTGCTTGTGGACGGCAAGGCCGTAGATAGCTTGATGGGCCATGTTGAGCTGGATCACCCGATCCTGCGCAGCGCCTACGAAGCTACAAAATGA
- a CDS encoding DNA-(apurinic or apyrimidinic site) lyase /endonuclease III: MKASDKIRFILDTMAEMFPDAHCELNHSNPFELTIAVLLSAQCTDETVNRVTADLFRKYRSPEDYLKVELSELEQDIRRIGLFRTKAANIQKLCRIVMEQYDGVIPSTHEELTGLPGVGRKTANVVVSNAFGVPAIAVDTHVDRVSKRLGLAKPDDSVLEVEKKLMRRVPRDEWTLTHHRFIFFGRYHCKAQQPKCEVCPLIELCKEGQRRMKVASEPKPKQKKGAPAKRAASNL, from the coding sequence ATGAAGGCTTCGGATAAAATCCGGTTCATTCTGGATACGATGGCGGAGATGTTTCCAGACGCTCACTGCGAGCTGAACCATTCAAATCCGTTCGAGCTGACGATCGCGGTGCTGTTGTCTGCTCAATGCACGGATGAGACAGTCAATCGGGTCACAGCAGATCTGTTTCGCAAATACCGCTCGCCCGAGGATTATCTCAAGGTGGAGCTGTCCGAGCTGGAGCAGGACATTCGCCGTATCGGTCTGTTTCGCACTAAGGCAGCCAACATTCAGAAGTTATGCCGGATTGTGATGGAACAATATGATGGAGTGATTCCTTCTACGCATGAAGAACTGACGGGGCTTCCCGGTGTTGGCCGTAAAACAGCCAATGTAGTTGTCAGCAATGCTTTCGGCGTGCCAGCAATCGCGGTGGATACTCATGTAGATCGGGTATCGAAGCGGCTTGGTCTAGCGAAGCCCGATGATTCGGTGCTTGAAGTCGAGAAAAAGCTGATGCGGCGGGTGCCACGCGATGAATGGACGCTGACGCATCACCGATTCATCTTTTTTGGGCGGTATCATTGCAAGGCACAGCAGCCCAAGTGTGAGGTATGTCCGCTGATCGAGTTATGCAAAGAAGGACAGCGACGTATGAAAGTGGCTTCCGAGCCTAAACCTAAACAAAAAAAGGGAGCTCCTGCCAAACGGGCCGCTTCCAACCTTTAA
- a CDS encoding S-layer homology domain-containing protein has protein sequence MPLSTRAYRIATGMIALSLLAGGPAAADAAASSSSGGPVGTAAAGSFFADVKTGHWAERSIMKLALQGIIVGDKGNFRPAASVSRQEAVVMALRFMGKEKEIDAEQAVVFPQTFKVNTYYIPYVVLAFKLGLLNQAEEFKTAEAQSKQEWGGTTASREWIAKLIVKAAGKNDVALELATKGSSFQDAKSISSGYVGYINAGVSLGLVKGVTAQKFDPLAAVNRASAAIMFSRAQALAPVSYPGETGGVLTSVNGTTITIFTDDGMRSFNLAADARFYKFDSEAALKSSSELQLYTHVQVLGGGTDALFVEQTDSEPQVKSTEGSISRVAPAQNTIWLWDGERMIDISYDSTLNIKTQEGAKLALTDLKPDSQVIVKTDTFREKPSALEVIVKSAPVSKEGTGTVSAAASGLLTVKTAAGTEETWPVGAAVVVLGWDGRALTDGLAGLKAGDSVSYVVKDSQVVSVKVTDTNVRAASGTFSAYAGDILTYVSGGKLQSSYLADNVVLVIPGIDGPVLSDLYKDDQLELTLDAAGKVTQINVKNRSLSTLTGAEILSYSAEQKALTVKGTNGKLVALQVTDKTKVELNGQQVPIATAASLLRQGQRVSVGYSGSDAVLIRFVYQYSGTIGLLNTATKTLALSLEDGTSVTLPFDALAVDWYGKTGAVLADVKVGMKVTAALDSNQTKAVSLKVHQNVQFKISTIDAANKLVGLQPPSGTGIALNTGNLSLKGEDGATIPFTSLAVGQTVNVTYAGQTPAALTQVGVRFGKVTAVAADSVTIQEYGGSSRTVALGTGFSIIKNGTTSSVATAIAVGDRVEVRKNADGAVVIEDNSGMKRSFWKLENGQLLVKRSSLNDSNYRFAVSETAVITAAGAPIALSALVDGDAITLYVFGGKVLEVAKG, from the coding sequence ATGCCACTGTCCACCAGAGCCTATAGAATCGCCACGGGTATGATCGCCCTCTCCCTCCTGGCTGGAGGACCGGCCGCTGCAGATGCAGCGGCTTCTTCCTCGTCAGGGGGACCGGTTGGTACTGCAGCAGCCGGATCGTTTTTTGCCGATGTCAAAACTGGCCACTGGGCTGAGCGCAGCATTATGAAGCTGGCACTGCAAGGAATTATTGTCGGTGACAAGGGGAATTTCCGTCCGGCTGCGTCAGTGAGCCGTCAGGAAGCCGTTGTCATGGCACTGCGTTTCATGGGCAAGGAAAAAGAGATTGACGCTGAGCAGGCCGTCGTGTTTCCGCAAACGTTTAAAGTAAATACATATTACATACCTTACGTTGTTCTAGCCTTCAAGCTAGGTTTGCTGAATCAAGCGGAGGAGTTCAAAACGGCAGAGGCGCAGTCCAAGCAGGAGTGGGGCGGCACCACGGCTTCTCGCGAGTGGATCGCCAAGCTGATCGTCAAAGCCGCTGGAAAAAACGATGTAGCCCTTGAGCTGGCAACGAAGGGCTCTTCTTTCCAGGATGCAAAATCGATTAGCAGCGGTTATGTCGGATATATTAATGCGGGTGTATCGCTCGGACTCGTAAAAGGTGTCACTGCACAGAAGTTCGACCCGCTAGCGGCAGTCAATCGCGCCTCGGCGGCGATAATGTTCAGCCGCGCTCAAGCGCTGGCTCCGGTTTCTTATCCCGGTGAAACAGGGGGCGTGCTCACTTCGGTGAATGGCACGACGATTACGATTTTCACGGATGACGGAATGCGCTCGTTCAACTTAGCTGCGGATGCCCGTTTCTACAAGTTTGATAGCGAAGCCGCCCTCAAATCGTCCTCCGAGCTCCAGCTGTACACGCATGTGCAAGTGCTGGGCGGGGGAACGGATGCCCTTTTTGTGGAGCAGACCGATTCTGAGCCACAGGTGAAATCGACGGAAGGAAGCATCTCGCGCGTAGCCCCAGCCCAGAATACGATTTGGCTGTGGGACGGTGAGCGGATGATCGATATTTCGTATGACTCCACTCTTAACATCAAAACGCAGGAAGGCGCCAAGCTGGCGCTTACCGATCTGAAGCCGGACAGTCAGGTCATCGTCAAGACCGATACTTTCCGCGAGAAACCATCCGCTCTTGAGGTAATCGTCAAATCGGCTCCGGTGAGCAAGGAAGGCACTGGTACTGTGTCCGCAGCGGCGAGCGGATTGCTGACAGTTAAAACTGCAGCTGGAACGGAAGAAACATGGCCGGTCGGTGCAGCTGTAGTGGTGCTCGGCTGGGATGGCCGGGCGCTGACTGATGGTCTGGCCGGGTTGAAGGCGGGCGACAGCGTGAGCTACGTTGTCAAGGACAGTCAAGTTGTATCTGTGAAAGTAACCGATACGAATGTCCGTGCTGCCAGCGGTACGTTTAGCGCGTATGCCGGGGATATTTTGACCTATGTGTCAGGAGGCAAGTTGCAGTCCAGTTATCTGGCCGACAATGTGGTGCTTGTCATCCCAGGCATTGATGGGCCGGTACTTAGTGATCTGTACAAGGATGATCAGCTGGAGCTGACGCTAGATGCTGCCGGCAAAGTGACCCAAATCAACGTTAAAAATCGCTCGCTTAGCACGCTTACGGGCGCTGAGATCCTCAGTTATAGCGCGGAGCAGAAAGCTCTCACTGTCAAGGGAACTAACGGCAAGCTGGTTGCTCTTCAGGTGACGGACAAAACGAAGGTTGAGCTGAACGGACAGCAGGTTCCGATTGCTACGGCTGCTTCGCTGCTGCGTCAAGGTCAACGCGTCTCGGTCGGTTATTCCGGCAGCGATGCTGTGCTTATCCGTTTTGTTTACCAGTATTCGGGGACGATCGGATTGCTCAATACGGCGACAAAAACGCTGGCTCTCTCACTTGAGGATGGAACTTCGGTTACGTTGCCTTTTGATGCGCTCGCCGTTGACTGGTATGGTAAAACTGGCGCTGTGCTTGCCGATGTTAAGGTTGGTATGAAGGTGACGGCTGCTCTCGACAGCAATCAGACGAAGGCCGTCAGCCTGAAAGTGCATCAGAATGTGCAGTTCAAAATCTCAACGATTGACGCTGCAAACAAACTAGTTGGACTGCAGCCCCCTTCCGGAACCGGCATTGCCTTGAACACAGGCAACCTCTCGCTGAAAGGCGAGGACGGGGCGACAATTCCGTTCACTTCACTTGCCGTTGGACAGACGGTCAATGTTACGTATGCGGGACAAACTCCTGCAGCTCTAACGCAAGTAGGGGTTCGCTTCGGTAAGGTTACGGCTGTTGCTGCTGACTCCGTTACGATCCAAGAATATGGCGGCTCAAGTCGCACGGTAGCGCTTGGCACCGGCTTCTCCATCATCAAGAACGGCACAACTAGCAGCGTGGCTACCGCTATTGCTGTTGGGGATCGCGTCGAGGTGCGGAAAAATGCCGATGGTGCCGTAGTCATTGAGGACAACAGCGGCATGAAGCGCAGCTTCTGGAAGCTCGAAAATGGCCAGCTGCTCGTCAAACGCAGCTCGCTTAACGACAGCAACTACCGCTTCGCCGTTAGCGAAACGGCGGTGATCACGGCAGCGGGCGCGCCGATCGCGCTCAGCGCACTTGTAGATGGAGACGCGATTACGTTGTACGTATTCGGCGGCAAAGTTTTGGAAGTCGCGAAGGGCTAA